The proteins below are encoded in one region of Drosophila gunungcola strain Sukarami chromosome 2R unlocalized genomic scaffold, Dgunungcola_SK_2 000027F, whole genome shotgun sequence:
- the LOC128256653 gene encoding mediator of RNA polymerase II transcription subunit 16: MTILYKVEGKEFSKDSVFPHKMVLCSVSARNIVAFSALQSAIVPSAHGVDAGDGSLPGAGLAVGATNSHVYVCDIVTPWEYYKVCSSKSLISVLQWSPNGEQLLLGFVGGRVEIWQTRNQSINLWLLQYHATVPSEDIVQALFFHNGKGVIFNPQKKDHTYYAEKFERLEQQKPTLSGFGGVPSEGCVLLTSSGLLAAFCLPVLQKTSAGVGGAEGPAHEILELTPTLHSIGISRSFIEHCSMTPSPTGALSVAFSCGWQQQLVQCFRVSLSLEGELGLEQHLAIKSESQASIFLGPLDGRRISHLKWTRVASEDVIFIAYACPDGSGSQLEQWTLTRRHQSVHALLQGANSKPNEFVKSESWEQVGKVQLSASLADISVTRLSVSAPDCCQVYAILQDNSVQVLEPNSLKQLNHTQFEKLSDASGGVKFVSGDLTPTSQMLLIFDSHAQLHAMQAPLLKQSGSSLLLLEYCIVTGCDASDVLLLNLGNLEVLVEKLTDNFTRQPSYVRHYYYANFLALKSNLCRVQQQEFDNLIILHAISTTFKSLLRPSDLGFQDKGPADNLAMKLAESIPDVDTVMLNLDAKDFTVEPVMLQSLQQLIQWVTDLALNMLHRLPEEVMKSKLSGKRPSYDISRDIVAIGSLRELLVMIRIWGLLNTQCLPVYTKTMDNIDVLVILFRLLTRLAQNPAEPDEMLLDECSLLSKQLLIPRPTKFSPTTLLSAQGFAAVKSGQLQFTSLVEPSCLQDMETEEVVFARSVKDGVSNLQLGARPSTIRRCARCGFVFVNNASKVAKTSALKAWFSKWLHCHCGGFWKQIH, encoded by the coding sequence ATGACGATTTTGTACAAAGTTGAGGGCAAAGAGTTCAGTAAGGACAGTGTTTTCCCGCACAAAATGGTCCTCTGCTCCGTGTCGGCTCGGAATATTGTGGCGTTCAGCGCCCTGCAGAGCGCCATAGTTCCGTCGGCCCACGGAGTAGATGCCGGCGATGGATCCTTGCCGGGAGCGGGTTTGGCCGTGGGCGCGACCAACAGCCATGTTTACGTGTGCGACATTGTGACGCCCTGGGAATACTACAAGGTGTGCTCCTCCAAGTCGCTGATCAGTGTGCTCCAGTGGAGTCCCAACGGAGAGCAACTGCTGCTCGGATTTGTTGGCGGGCGCGTGGAGATCTGGCAGACGAGGAACCAGTCCATCAACCTTTGGCTCCTGCAGTACCACGCCACCGTGCCCAGCGAGGACATCGTTCAGGCGCTATTCTTCCACAACGGCAAGGGGGTGATCTTTAATCCCCAGAAAAAAGATCACACCTACTATGCCGAAAAGTTTGAGCGGCTGGAGCAGCAGAAGCCCACTCTCAGCGGATTTGGCGGAGTGCCTAGCGAGGGGTGCGTGCTGCTCACGTCATCTGGACTTCTGGCCGCATTTTGCCTGCCCGTGCTGCAGAAAACATCCGCCGGCGTAGGAGGAGCAGAGGGCCCCGCCCATGAGATCCTCGAACTGACGCCCACGCTTCACAGCATCGGCATCTCACGCAGCTTCATTGAGCACTGCAGCATGACGCCGAGTCCAACGGGAGCCCTTAGTGTTGCCTTCAGCTGCGGCTGGCAGCAACAGTTGGTGCAGTGCTTCAGGGTTTCACTGTCCCTGGAAGGTGAACTGGGACTGGAGCAGCATCTGGCCATCAAGTCGGAGTCACAGGCCAGTATTTTCTTGGGCCCTCTCGATGGACGACGGATCAGTCACTTAAAATGGACGCGAGTAGCCAGCGAAGATGTGATCTTCATAGCCTACGCCTGTCCGGATGGTTCTGGCAGCCAACTGGAGCAATGGACGCTGACACGCAGGCATCAGAGTGTCCACGCCCTGCTGCAGGGCGCCAATAGCAAGCCCAACGAGTTCGTGAAGTCCGAAAGCTGGGAGCAGGTGGGCAAAGTGCAGCTTAGTGCATCTTTGGCTGATATCAGCGTTACCCGTCTATCGGTTTCCGCGCCCGACTGCTGCCAGGTGTATGCCATTCTTCAGGACAACAGCGTCCAGGTTCTGGAGCCCAATTCGCTGAAGCAACTTAATCACACCCAGTTCGAGAAGTTATCGGACGCCAGTGGAGGAGTGAAGTTTGTTAGCGGCGACTTGACGCCCACCAGCCAAATGCTCCTGATCTTCGACAGCCACGCGCAGTTGCACGCCATGCAGGCTCCCCTTCTTAAGCAATCAGGATCAAGTTTGCTTTTGCTCGAATATTGCATCGTCACGGGCTGCGATGCCAGTGATGTGCTCCTCCTCAATCTAGGAAACTTGGAGGTCCTGGTTGAGAAGCTAACGGACAACTTTACGCGGCAACCTTCGTATGTGCGGCACTATTACTATGCTAATTTTCTGGCCCTTAAATCCAATCTGTGCCGTGTGCAACAGCAGGAGTTCGACAATCTGATCATTCTGCACGCCATATCTACCACATTTAAGAGTCTTTTGCGGCCCTCCGATCTGGGTTTCCAGGATAAAGGACCTGCCGACAACTTGGCCATGAAGCTGGCCGAATCTATACCGGATGTGGACACCGTTATGCTGAACCTGGATGCCAAGGACTTCACCGTGGAGCCAGTTATGCTGCAGAGCCTTCAGCAGCTGATTCAGTGGGTCACCGACCTAGCGCTCAACATGTTGCACCGCCTGCCCGAGGAGGTAATGAAGAGCAAGCTCTCTGGGAAGCGGCCAAGCTATGATATCAGCAGGGACATCGTTGCCATTGGCAGTCTACGCGAACTCCTGGTCATGATCCGCATCTGGGGCCTGCTGAACACCCAGTGCCTGCCCGTGTACACCAAAACCATGGATAACATTGATGTACTGGTGATCCTGTTTCGTTTGCTGACTCGCTTGGCCCAAAACCCCGCTGAGCCGGACGAAATGCTGCTGGACGAGTGCAGTCTGCTGTCCAAGCAACTGCTGATTCCCCGGCCCACGAAGTTTAGCCCCACCACGCTGCTCAGTGCCCAGGGATTCGCAGCCGTCAAGTCGGGGCAGCTGCAGTTCACTTCGCTGGTAGAGCCATCCTGTCTGCAGGACATGGAAACGGAGGAGGTGGTCTTCGCGCGATCGGTGAAGGATGGTGTGAGCAATCTCCAGCTGGGCGCCCGACCCAGCACCATCCGCCGGTGCGCCCGCTGCGGATTCGTGTTCGTCAACAACGCCAGCAAGGTGGCCAAGACCTCCGCGCTGAAAGCGTGGTTCAGCAAGTGGCTTCACTGTCACTGCGGCGGCTTTTGGAAGCAGATCCACTAG
- the LOC128256618 gene encoding uncharacterized protein LOC128256618 — protein MSISAVDRKEATSMAGVLGRRYGQLLHGGKHTDCVFHVCAEQVKCHKLILSTASPVFEAMFFGPLQNNDPEPEIEIDDISEAIFKVLVNYIYTGVVDYNGLELVACIELYYAAEKYLLEELITDTLMAITRKLRFDNILPALELSVCMGLDGLLEVCMTFFMRCCVNNGQYKSHLKDHYVHVSKECVKAIIAACKEPHKLLIWYVYEWTRQECEQLGLGPSDADLVVHGLGGGSSDWHVASGGNELESPAPAPVVSVERCYYKACRPFTVDAESPVFRLRLKCSRFISLMGLVLNSRLTPNRLGHVQQLEYRESLRLDLCEVPADNEGPATARVWSHAIQGQSTKYNCDLHLSWRREEACVLNPELTYELQIRWDTSAYGAEYPCSLQSCQADGILFTDGDSFSGSLVKGLRYANLV, from the coding sequence ATGAGCATCTCGGCGGTGGATCGCAAGGAAGCCACCAGCATGGCTGGTGTACTGGGCAGGCGCTACGGGCAGCTGCTCCACGGGGGCAAACACACGGATTGTGTGTTCCACGTTTGTGCTGAGCAGGTGAAGTGCCACAAACTCATTCTGAGCACTGCCAGTCCCGTTTTCGAGGCCATGTTCTTTGGGCCACTGCAGAACAACGATCCCGAGCCGGAAATTGAAATCGACGATATTAGTGAAGCCATATTTAAGGTGCTGGTGAACTACATCTACACTGGCGTCGTGGACTATAACGGCCTGGAGCTGGTGGCCTGCATCGAGCTGTACTATGCGGCGGAGAAGTACTTGCTGGAGGAGCTCATCACAGACACGCTGATGGCCATCACCCGCAAGCTGCGCTTCGACAATATCTTGCCGGCTCTGGAGCTGAGTGTTTGCATGGGACTCGACGGCCTTCTGGAGGTCTGCATGACCTTCTTCATGCGCTGCTGTGTTAACAATGGACAGTATAAGAGCCACCTGAAGGATCATTACGTGCATGTGTCTAAGGAGTGCGTGAAGGCCATCATTGCCGCTTGCAAGGAGCCGCACAAGCTGCTCATCTGGTACGTTTACGAGTGGACGCGTCAGGAGTGCGAGCAGCTTGGCCTGGGTCCCAGTGATGCGGATTTGGTGGTCCACGGACTGGGTGGGGGGTCGAGCGATTGGCACGTGGCTTCGGGTGGCAATGAATTGGAATCTCCTGCGCCAGCTCCTGTGGTTTCCGTGGAACGCTGCTACTACAAGGCCTGCCGGCCATTTACTGTGGATGCCGAGTCACCGGTGTTCCGCTTGCGTCTCAAGTGTTCCAGGTTCATCTCTCTGATGGGCCTGGTGCTGAACAGCCGGCTGACCCCCAACCGTTTGGGCCACGTTCAGCAGCTGGAGTACCGGGAATCGTTGCGCCTGGACCTATGTGAGGTGCCCGCCGACAATGAGGGTCCGGCCACTGCGCGCGTGTGGAGCCATGCCATCCAAGGCCAGAGCACCAAGTACAACTGCGATCTCCACCTGAGCTGGCGTCGCGAGGAGGCCTGTGTGCTGAATCCAGAGCTGACCTACGAGCTACAGATCCGCTGGGACACCAGTGCCTACGGGGCGGAGTACCCGTGCAGCCTGCAGTCCTGCCAGGCGGACGGAATCCTGTTCACGGACGGTGACAGCTTCAGCGGAAGTCTCGTCAAGGGATTGCGCTACGCCAACTTGGTGTAG
- the LOC128256619 gene encoding uncharacterized protein LOC128256619: MHLSPGQLKVVLILALLQELQVKPQRNVFQELLEKDLRLCPACFPDQREHCEDFFRKISEPSDWSRLMKAVSLLFDRRMVYFVELKEEDQVTQLVAKRKHIDQWKVNSKDLENEFLELKERLGGFHLCRTYPRKPRFVSYLEQRGHASASVWFYMMHYVSPLLMQELYSLDFPVPRTFASCGLTHFQSYAGRSLTHYVQAEEDLRLKLAIQLLQLALKLTVGFSDFRIYLTDFTADNLAYDEASRKVIVIDLDSVVLVDAQSTLGQVQKYEPLPGEGFTFDVSALCSGQQLDANVYQACLLVRDVLLKNVDNKRLQLLLEQCVWCQDDLCDMRFQKAYDLIKLLDS; the protein is encoded by the coding sequence ATGCACCTGTCGCCTGGGCAACTGAAAGTGGTGCTCATTCTGGCCCTGCTGCAGGAGCTGCAGGTGAAGCCTCAGAGGAATGTATTCCAGGAGCTCCTTGAGAAGGATCTGCGACTGTGTCCTGCCTGTTTCCCTGACCAGCGTGAGCATTGCGAAGATTTCTTTCGTAAAATTTCAGAGCCCTCGGATTGGAGCCGACTGATGAAAGCCGTCTCCCTGCTGTTTGATAGACGAATGGTTTACTTCGTGGAGCTCAAAGAGGAAGATCAGGTAACCCAACTGGTGGCGAAACGAAAGCACATTGATCAATGGAAAGTCAATAGTAAAGACCTGGAAAATGAATTCCTTGAGCTAAAGGAGCGACTTGGTGGTTTCCACCTTTGCCGAACTTATCCAAGGAAACCGCGTTTTGTTAGCTACTTGGAGCAGCGTGGACATGCCTCCGCCAGTGTGTGGTTCTACATGATGCACTATGTCAGTCCGCTGCTCATGCAGGAATTGTATTCACTGGATTTCCCTGTGCCGCGCACTTTTGCCTCCTGCGGTCTAACCCATTTCCAGTCCTATGCAGGACGTAGTTTAACGCATTATGTGCAAGCCGAAGAGGATCTGCGCCTGAAGCTGGCCATTCAGTTGCTTCAACTAGCCCTTAAGCTCACCGTTGGCTTCTCAGACTTTCGCATCTACCTAACTGACTTCACGGCCGATAATTTGGCCTATGACGAGGCCAGCAGAAAGGTGATCGTCATTGATCTGGACTCCGTGGTGCTGGTGGATGCCCAATCCACCTTGGGACAGGTACAGAAATACGAGCCCCTGCCTGGCGAGGGGTTTACCTTCGACGTTTCGGCACTCTGTTCTGGCCAGCAGTTGGATGCGAACGTCTACCAGGCGTGCCTTCTGGTGCGGGATGTCTTGCTTAAGAATGTGGACAACAAGAGACTGCAGCTGCTATTGGAGCAGTGTGTTTGGTGCCAAGATGACCTCTGTGATATGCGCTTTCAAAAAGCCTACGACTTGATCAAACTGCTGGACAGCTAG
- the LOC128256617 gene encoding F-box only protein 42: protein MDACSHKVDGENDNCEATLASVNLNVLPDEILEFIFTYLPPYGDLEHCSLVCKRWHAIVKNLVRRSQLNLKKGLTDFQLRWEVFSQQNANGVAGAPLSFIAGRFAHSAVRQDNSMYVFGGGSSSDTTFNDLWRFDLTHMRWARPVATGTYPSPKGSASMVAWRDQLVLFGGWRYPSLHPPYQPWCLFDELHYYDLGKNRWLLRNSLPCPPPMAGHSATVHGDRMVIFGGYQIKDDVNVNSNDTWVLDLPEQRWWQPLFVGNTRPSPRYGQIQVELGKNHLLVVGGCGGANRVYTDAWLLDMTRDVWSWKSLNVRNKRFGAVHMWCNPGCKVNNYLVVVGPSPNMPQDFQLMKQSRVPVVGGRGPPPPNPLQNLPPRGLRIPMPDRRLGGGMGGPGQNRGGNIRPGVGGAAAALGPQEQYLANRRAILNQHMQQAQQFLHNSNVNNNNNNYQPRSGRLSDLHAPPAPPPAASPPSPPVRPNAPPSPADGDVDAAQRLQRNLALRCRDNEPRLPKRFDELYEDPFRMAAFNVPTRSRSASRDHNERIRRMEEKMNAIRNSRRSAPAAAQVEPQPLRAPSPKRLRCNVQSLFVCDISNILESSEPALDWVEYKNFGVLKGAPDRLILSSLIAGNGELILFGGVHKETLTDITHHVSNSIHFLSVPRDII from the exons ATGGACGCGTGCAGCCACAAGGTCGATGGCGAGAACGACAACTGTGAGGCGACCTTGGCCTCAGTGAACCTAAATGTCCTGCCTGACGAGATACTGGAGTTCATCTTTACCTACCTGCCTCCCTACGGGGACTTGGAGCACTGCAGTCTGGTGTGCAAGCGCTGGCACGCCATTGTGAAGA ATCTCGTGCGCCGTTCCCAGTTGAACCTTAAAAAGGGACTCACCGACTTCCAGCTCCGCTGGGAGGTGTTTTCCCAGCAGAACGCCAATGGCGTGGCAGGAGCACCCCTGTCCTTTATCGCCGGACGCTTTGCCCATTCGGCCGTGCGGCAGGACAACTCGATGTACGTGTTTGGCGGCGGGTCCTCCTCTGACACGACCTTCAACGATCTCTGGCGCTTCGATTTAACGCACATGCGCTGGGCGCGGCCAGTGGCCACCGGGACGTATCCGTCGCCCAAGGGTAGCGCCTCCATGGTTGCGTGGCGGGATCAGCTGGTGCTCTTTGGCGGCTGGCGCTATCCCTCGCTGCATCCGCCATACCAGCCGTGGTGTCTGTTCGACGAGCTGCACTACTATGATCTGGGCAAGAACCGCTGGCTGCTGCGCAACTCACTGCCCTGCCCACCGCCCATGGCTGGACACTCGGCCACCGTGCACGGCGATCGAATGGTCATCTTTGGCGGCTACCAAATAAAGGACGATGTCAACGTGAACTCGAACGACACGTGGGTGCTTGACCTGCCGGAGCAGCGCTGGTGGCAGCCGCTCTTTGTGGGCAACACGCGACCCAGTCCGCGGTACGGACAAATCCAGGTGGAGCTGGGCAAGAACCACCTGCTTGTGGTGGGAGGATGCGGCGGCGCCAATCGGGTGTACACCGATGCCTGGCTGCTGGACATGACCAGGGATGTATGGTCCTGGAAGTCACTCAATGTGCGCAACAAGCGATTCGGAGCCGTCCACATGTGGTGCAATCCCGGCTGCAAGGTCAACAACTATCTGGTGGTGGTGGGACCTTCGCCCAACATGCCGCAGGACTTCCAGTTGATGAAGCAGAGCAGAGTCCCTGTCGTTGGAGGTCGTGGACCGCCGCCGCCGAATCCTCTTCAAAATCTACCTCCAAGGGGACTGCGGATACCGATGCCGGACCGTCGTCTGGGCGGAGGAATGGGAGGGCCTGGCCAGAACCGCGGAGGGAACATCCGTCCCGGAGTGGGAGGGGCGGCTGCGGCACTAGGACCTCAGGAGCAGTATTTGGCCAACCGGCGAGCAATTCTCAACCAGCATATGCAGCAGGCCCAGCAATTCCTGCACAACAGCAAtgttaacaataataacaataattaccAGCCACGCTCGGGAAGATTGAGCGATCTGCACGCCCCGCCAGCCCCACCACCTGCTGCTTCTCCCCCATCTCCGCCAGTGCGACCAAATGCTCCTCCATCTCCCGCCGATGGCGATGTGGATGCCGCTCAGCGTCTGCAAAGAAATCTGGCTCTACGATGTCGTGATAATGAACCCAGGCTCCCCAAACGCTTCGACGAGCTGTACGAG GATCCCTTTCGTATGGCCGCCTTTAATGTGCCCACTCGGTCGCGGAGTGCCTCGCGGGATCACAACGAGCGCATCCGACGCATGGAGGAGAAGATGAACGCCATCCGGAACTCGCGACGCAGTGCACCGGCTGCCGCGCAAGTGGAACCACAACCGCTGCGTGCCCCTTCACCGAAACGACTGCGCTGCAATGTCCAGTCACTGTTCGTGTGCGACATCTCCAACATTTTGGAGAGCAGCGAGCCAGCCCTCGACTGGGTGGAATACAAAAACTTCGGCGTGCTCAAGGGCGCTCCGGATCGGCTAATCCTCTCCAGCCTCATTGCCGGCAACGGCGAACTCATCCTTTTCGGGGGCGTACACAAGGAGACACTGACGGACATCACACACCATGTGTCCAATTCCATACACTTCCTGAGTGTGCCACGTGATATTATCTAA
- the LOC128256608 gene encoding tRNA pseudouridine(38/39) synthase has protein sequence MSATSDKRVVINKRLKCLPREALEKLSQTELIDKVVQLEAYNFQLRNLLQKKLTEQDKNDEEYSVLFEKDAEEKISKETKISSKMQKQRKFDWSSAHRRHVLLKITYFGWDYQGFACQEDSNDTIESNLFRALSRTCLIESRASSNYHRCGRTDKEVSAFCQVISIDLRSKHPPETQLNPDALLSEIDYCGLLNRVLPKNIQCVAWMPLRSPVYSARFDCISRSYRYYFPKGDLDISAMQEACNLLVRHADFRNFCKMDVHNGVTKYIRNLQSARVQACEERLPNTGYDMYYLEIQANAFLWHQIRCIMAVLLLVGQGKEKPSVISDLLDVDCNPCKPQYTPAIGLPLNLFRCDFRDKTTRSVNHPAGGDANEEAMDTATEETEGSDASDHQEDRDLTNWIYNEENLQKLIENTQCEWTQFSVKSTMIKNVLEQLESLLEENFKPKEKVLAQVILLQDSVKPRQYQPLLERKRCESLENRIEHFVKKQRLIVKNETTTGD, from the exons ATGAGCGCAACAAGTGACAAAAGGgttgtaataaataaacgtTTAAAATGTCTGCCCCGGGAGGCGCTGGAAAAACTGAGCCAAACGGAGCTTATTGACAAGGTTGTCCAACTGGAGGCCTACAACTTTCAGTTGCGGAATCTGCTACAGAAAAAGTTAACTGAACAGGACAAAAACGATGAGGAATATTCTGTATTATTCGAAAAAGATGCGGAAGAGAAAATCTCTAAGGAGACAAAGATATCCAGCAAGATGCAGAAACAACGAAAGTTCGATTGGAGCAG TGCCCACAGGCGACATGTTTTGCTGAAAATTACCTACTTTGGTTGGGACTATCAGGGATTTGCATGCCAGGAGGACTCCAATGATACCATAG AATCCAACTTGTTCCGTGCTCTCAGCCGCACTTGCCTCATCGAATCCCGCGCCAGCTCCAATTATCACCGCTGTGGACGCACCGACAAGGAGGTGAGTGCTTTCTGCCAGGTGATCTCCATCGATCTGCGCAGCAAGCACCCGCCCGAAACTCAACTGAATCCCGATGCTCTGTTATCCGAGATCGACTATTGTGGACTCTTGAATCGAGTGCTGCCCAAGAACATTCAGTGTGTGGCCTGGATGCCACTCCGTAGTCCTGTTTACAGTGCTCGTTTTGACTGCATTTCGCGTAGCTATCGTTACTATTTCCCCAAGGGTGATCTAGACATTTCTGCCATGCAGGAAGCCTGCAATCTCCTAGTACGCCATGCGGACTTTAGGAATTTCTGCAAAATGGATGTGCACAACGGAGTGACCAAGTATATAAGAAACTTGCAATCAGCAAGGGTGCAAGCTTGTGAGGAGAGGCTACCAAATACAG GCTACGACATGTACTACTTAGAGATCCAAGCCAATGCTTTCCTCTGGCACCAGATTCGTTGCATCATGGCAGTGCTCTTACTTGTTGGTCAGGGAAAGGAGAAACCAAGCGTTATTAGCGACCTGCTTGATGTGGACTGCAATCCCTGCAAGCCTCAGTACACACCAGCCATTGGTCTGCCCTTGAACCTCTTCCGTTGTGATTTTCGAGACAAGACCACCAGAAGTGTAAACCATCCTGCTGGCGGAGATGCAAATGAAGAGGCCATGGATACAGCCACGGAGGAAACCGAAGGATCGGATGCTTCTGATCACCAAGAGGACCGCGATCTTACGAACTGGATTTACAATGAGGAAAATTTACAAAAGCTTATTGAAAACACTCAATGCGAGTGGACGCAATTTAGCGTGAAAAGCACCATGATAAAAAATGTGCTTGAACAACTAGAAAGCTTACTAGAGGAGAATTTTAAGCCCAAAGAGAAGGTTCTGGCCCAAGTAATCCTGCTGCAGGATTCAGTCAAACCACGTCAATATCAGCCGCTCTTGGAACGCAAACGTTGTG agAGCTTGGAGAATCGGATAGAACATTTTGTAAAGAAGCAACGACTGATTGTCAAGAATGAAACGACAACGGGGGATTAG
- the LOC128256610 gene encoding uncharacterized protein LOC128256610: MVVHISVILLLGLSSFLSPVQAVISGDIYGPLVELVVKQLNGSHLDWDNWTTKMSLTLESKQQKRVAWNIPWSHLLEDGKSLLEVQQQLSPGNAFKLRLWMSYYWYLRRSQLMNGILLSNFALELAKLQRNEPEVWNNDVQNMWQSLPRSLRILLKSRTVCLQHKTEMLYVATEKQLILGANNNCSMWVVEEWNDHRLELVNFCDDKTTFYIRTASPDGSHVLLSVRNNVARHFCVLNGMSFYKEVSKTSEMESHCHWQINDCTFLPLTFSANNKI, translated from the coding sequence ATGGTCGTCCACATCTCAGTCATTTTATTACTGGGATTAAGTTCGTTTTTAAGTCCAGTTCAAGCAGTGATTAGTGGCGATATATACGGACCTTTGGTTGAACTTGTGGTCAAACAACTAAATGGCAGTCATTTGGATTGGGATAATTGGACTACGAAAATGAGTTTGACTTTGGAAAGTAAACAGCAGAAGCGAGTGGCATGGAATATTCCCTGGTCGCACCTGCTGGAGGATGGAAAATCGCTACTagaagtgcaacaacaacttaGTCCCGGAAATGCTTTCAAGCTGAGGCTGTGGATGAGCTACTATTGGTACCTACGACGATCTCAGCTCATGAATGGGATTCTTCTATCAAACTTTGCCCTGGAATTGGCGAAACTCCAAAGAAATGAACCAGAAGTATGGAACAATGATGTCCAAAACATGTGGCAGAGTTTGCCAAGATCTCTGAggatattattaaaaagtcgCACCGTATGCCTGCAACACAAAACGGAGATGTTGTATGTGGCAACTGAAAAACAACTGATCTTGGGCGCCAATAACAATTGTAGTATGTGGGTGGTTGAGGAATGGAACGATCACCGGCTAGAACTAGTGAATTTCTGTGATGATAAAACCACTTTCTACATCAGGACGGCATCACCTGACGGATCGCATGTCTTGCTCAGTGTCCGCAACAATGTAGCTAGACATTTTTGTGTGCTAAATGGCATGAGTTTCTATAAAGAAGTCTCCAAGACGTCAGAAATGGAAAGCCATTGCCATTGGCAAATAAATGATTGCACCTTTTTACCTTTGACATTTTCAGCTAACAATAAAATCTAG